A window of the Oscillospiraceae bacterium genome harbors these coding sequences:
- a CDS encoding carbon-nitrogen hydrolase family protein gives MKLALLQMHVSEKKEENLRRAAALVKQAADRGAQIAVLPEMFVCPYENSWFVRAAEARGRDIWRALSRMAQGNHIWLVGGSFPEQEDGCLYNTCFVFDPQGREAARHRKMHLFDIHVESGQSFCESATFSAGEDITVFPTEFGKIGVCICFDFRFPELAGLMQRRGAQLLLVPAAFNMTTGPAHWELLFRQRAVDNQLFTAGIAPARDTAAPYVSYANSILCSPWGSVLERAGEGEQILLHEIDFAENASVRRQLPLIFARRSDLYTLKAEHSEAPGGQKS, from the coding sequence ATGAAACTGGCACTGCTGCAGATGCACGTAAGCGAAAAAAAGGAAGAGAACCTGCGACGCGCGGCGGCCTTGGTAAAACAGGCCGCAGACCGTGGCGCGCAGATAGCTGTGCTGCCGGAAATGTTTGTCTGCCCGTATGAGAACAGCTGGTTTGTCCGTGCGGCAGAAGCACGCGGCAGGGACATTTGGCGGGCACTTTCCCGCATGGCCCAGGGAAACCACATTTGGCTTGTCGGCGGCAGCTTCCCAGAGCAGGAAGACGGGTGCCTTTACAACACCTGCTTTGTCTTTGACCCGCAGGGCAGAGAAGCCGCCCGCCACCGAAAAATGCACCTGTTTGACATCCATGTAGAGAGCGGGCAATCTTTCTGTGAATCCGCCACATTTTCCGCCGGAGAAGATATTACGGTATTCCCTACAGAATTTGGGAAAATCGGCGTATGTATCTGCTTTGACTTCCGCTTTCCAGAGCTTGCCGGTCTTATGCAGCGGCGGGGTGCACAGCTTCTGCTGGTGCCGGCCGCTTTCAATATGACCACTGGCCCTGCACACTGGGAGCTGCTGTTTCGTCAGCGCGCGGTAGACAATCAGCTGTTTACGGCAGGCATTGCCCCGGCGCGCGACACAGCGGCACCCTACGTTTCCTATGCAAATTCGATTCTTTGCTCGCCGTGGGGCAGTGTACTGGAGCGTGCAGGAGAAGGGGAGCAGATCCTTCTGCATGAAATTGACTTTGCCGAAAACGCATCGGTGCGCCGCCAGCTGCCGCTGATTTTTGCCCGGCGGAGCGATCTGTATACTTTAAAAGCAGAGCACAGCGAGGCGCCTGGGGGACAAAAAAGCTGA
- the asnS gene encoding asparagine--tRNA ligase — MDRTRISELYRDAESFGGKSITVCGWVRSVRDSKALGFIDLNDGSCFKGLQVVFEADKVENFEEITKYNVGAAVCVTGEVLLTPKARQPFEVHAAEIKLEGASAPDYPLQKKRHSVEYLRSIAHLRPRTNLFSAAFRVRSAAAYGIHRFFQQRGFVYVNTPLITASDAEGAGEMFRVTTLDPANPPKTPDGRVDFKEDFFQRPASLTVSGQLEAECMAMAFGQVYTFGPTFRAEKSYTQRHAAEFWMIEPEIAFADLEDVMKLAEAMMKDVIRYVMKTCPQDLDFCNHFVDKGLLQRLQNVLDHDFARVTYTDAVKLLEKNNDHFEYKVEWGCDLQTEHERYLTEQVYKRPVFVTDYPAGIKAFYMRENPDQKTVAAVDLLVPGIGEIIGGSQREERLEILQQKMHKLGMKEEDYWWYLDLRRYGTARHGGFGLGFERMVMYLTGIQNIRDVLPFPRTPGSAEF, encoded by the coding sequence TTGGATCGGACCAGAATTTCGGAACTTTACCGGGATGCGGAAAGCTTTGGCGGCAAAAGCATTACCGTGTGCGGCTGGGTGCGCTCTGTGCGCGACAGCAAAGCCCTTGGCTTTATCGACCTGAATGACGGCAGCTGCTTTAAGGGTCTGCAGGTCGTCTTTGAGGCGGACAAAGTAGAAAATTTTGAAGAGATAACAAAATACAACGTCGGCGCTGCTGTATGCGTGACAGGTGAAGTGCTGCTGACACCCAAAGCGCGCCAGCCGTTTGAGGTGCACGCGGCAGAGATTAAACTGGAGGGTGCCTCTGCCCCAGACTATCCGCTCCAGAAAAAGCGCCACAGTGTTGAGTACCTGCGCAGCATTGCGCACCTGCGCCCGCGCACCAATCTGTTTTCGGCGGCTTTCCGCGTACGCTCCGCCGCCGCATACGGAATTCACCGTTTCTTCCAGCAGCGCGGCTTTGTTTACGTAAATACACCGCTGATTACGGCAAGCGATGCCGAGGGTGCGGGCGAAATGTTCCGCGTCACCACACTGGACCCCGCCAATCCGCCTAAAACACCGGACGGCAGGGTGGACTTTAAAGAAGACTTTTTTCAGCGGCCCGCTTCGCTGACGGTTTCCGGCCAGCTTGAGGCCGAGTGCATGGCAATGGCTTTTGGGCAGGTGTACACCTTTGGCCCAACATTCCGTGCAGAAAAGTCCTACACACAGCGCCACGCGGCTGAGTTTTGGATGATTGAGCCGGAAATTGCCTTTGCAGACCTAGAGGACGTGATGAAACTGGCAGAGGCCATGATGAAAGACGTAATTCGCTACGTCATGAAGACCTGCCCACAGGACCTCGATTTCTGCAACCACTTTGTAGACAAGGGGCTTTTGCAGCGCCTGCAGAATGTACTGGACCACGACTTTGCGCGGGTTACCTACACAGATGCAGTGAAACTGCTGGAGAAGAACAACGACCATTTCGAGTATAAAGTGGAATGGGGCTGCGACCTGCAGACCGAGCACGAGCGCTACCTGACCGAGCAGGTTTACAAGCGCCCAGTATTTGTTACGGATTATCCCGCCGGCATCAAGGCCTTTTATATGCGCGAAAACCCGGACCAAAAGACCGTTGCCGCGGTAGACCTGCTGGTGCCCGGTATCGGCGAAATTATCGGCGGCAGCCAGCGTGAAGAGCGCCTGGAGATCCTGCAGCAGAAAATGCACAAACTGGGCATGAAAGAAGAGGACTACTGGTGGTATCTCGACCTGCGCCGCTACGGTACGGCCCGCCACGGCGGCTTTGGCCTTGGCTTTGAGCGCATGGTCATGTATCTGACCGGCATTCAGAATATCCGCGACGTGCTGCCATTTCCACGTACGCCCGGCAGTGCAGAGTTTTAA
- a CDS encoding aminotransferase class I/II-fold pyridoxal phosphate-dependent enzyme, whose protein sequence is MNFTEMSETELKQQQAKLAKQFEACKAQGLKLNMARGKPAADQLGLSMEMLDSLNSKTNPVLADGTDCRNYGQPDGLPEMRQLFSGLMGVPASNILIGGNSSLNMMFDTISCGMTHGMPGGKPWCTEKRRKFLCPSPGYDRHFAVTEYFGFELIAVPMLATGPDMNVVENLVAADPAIKGMWCVPKYSNPTGITYSDETVRRIAALKPAAPDFRIFWDNAYCVHELTDTPDQLLNLWEACKAAGNPDLPFFFASTSKVTFPGAGVAAMGASDKNLEVMREYRHYQIIGPDKMNQLRHLLFLKKVGGVKAQMERQRALIAPKFQAVEKIFDEELAGKGVASWTNPRGGYFISVDVQPGCAKRTVALCKEAGVTLTGAGATFPYHIDPQDSNIRVAPTYPPLAEVKQAAKLFCLCAQLAVCEKLLHC, encoded by the coding sequence GTGAATTTTACAGAAATGTCGGAAACGGAACTGAAGCAGCAGCAGGCAAAGCTTGCAAAACAATTTGAGGCCTGCAAGGCACAGGGGCTAAAGCTCAATATGGCGCGCGGCAAGCCTGCCGCTGACCAGCTGGGCCTTTCCATGGAAATGCTTGATTCACTCAATTCCAAGACCAACCCGGTTTTGGCGGACGGTACAGACTGCCGAAACTACGGCCAGCCGGACGGCCTGCCGGAAATGCGGCAGCTGTTTTCTGGGCTGATGGGTGTGCCGGCTTCCAATATCCTTATCGGCGGCAATTCCAGTCTGAATATGATGTTCGACACCATTTCCTGCGGCATGACACACGGCATGCCGGGCGGAAAACCGTGGTGCACCGAAAAGCGGCGCAAATTTCTCTGCCCGTCGCCGGGTTATGACCGCCACTTTGCTGTTACCGAATATTTTGGCTTTGAACTCATCGCAGTTCCAATGCTGGCGACTGGGCCGGATATGAATGTGGTGGAAAACTTAGTTGCTGCTGACCCTGCTATTAAGGGAATGTGGTGTGTACCAAAGTATTCCAACCCGACTGGCATTACATACTCTGATGAAACCGTGCGGCGCATTGCTGCACTGAAGCCCGCTGCCCCGGATTTTCGCATTTTTTGGGATAACGCATACTGCGTGCACGAGCTTACTGATACTCCTGACCAGCTGCTGAATTTGTGGGAAGCCTGCAAAGCAGCGGGAAACCCTGACCTTCCGTTTTTCTTTGCCTCTACCAGCAAGGTTACGTTCCCGGGTGCGGGCGTAGCTGCGATGGGTGCCAGCGACAAAAATCTGGAAGTCATGCGCGAATACCGGCATTACCAGATTATCGGGCCGGATAAAATGAACCAGCTGCGCCACCTGCTCTTCCTGAAAAAAGTGGGAGGGGTGAAAGCCCAAATGGAGCGCCAGCGCGCACTGATTGCCCCGAAGTTTCAGGCTGTAGAGAAAATCTTTGACGAGGAGCTTGCCGGCAAGGGTGTCGCATCGTGGACCAATCCCCGCGGCGGTTACTTCATCAGCGTTGATGTGCAGCCCGGCTGCGCAAAGCGCACAGTCGCCTTGTGCAAAGAAGCCGGCGTTACCCTGACCGGTGCCGGTGCCACTTTCCCATACCATATTGACCCGCAGGACAGCAATATCCGTGTGGCGCCGACATACCCACCCCTTGCGGAAGTAAAGCAAGCGGCAAAACTTTTTTGCCTGTGTGCGCAGCTGGCTGTGTGCGAAAAACTCCTACATTGCTGA
- a CDS encoding protein translocase subunit SecD: MKRARKPIFFIVAILILAFTFVSISGVYSYKGDTKTTYVKGVGDIRWGIDIKGGVEATFSPESSGKKVTKEQLDSAKSVIETRMVQNNITDYELYADYSQGKIITRFPWQSEETSFDPESALKELSATSVLTFREGSEYTNTSTGSDGETIYTTPKGTTAKTTFLSGSDVKSAKAGVSQDSTSGQSTYVVELELTSSGAQKFAAATKKVANESSTLSIWMDDTMISSASVDKTKFGQTGITGGKAEISGNFTSDSATKLANQINAGALPFKLTVSSFSSVSPTLGTSSLYAMALAGIVGFILVAIFMILVFRLPGFVAVISLCGQMALCFAAVSGFFPFMKSFTMTLPGIAGMILSIGMGVDANIITATRIKEELYAGKSLDAAITAGDKNSFWAIFDGNITTILVAVILMLVFGPTNILSALFGASTTGSIYSFGYTLLIGNIGNFIFGIYTSRAMTRSLSAFKPLRKKWLYGGAIHEAV, encoded by the coding sequence ATGAAGCGAGCACGAAAACCCATTTTTTTCATTGTCGCGATCCTCATCTTAGCCTTTACGTTCGTTTCCATTTCGGGCGTTTATTCGTACAAAGGCGATACCAAAACGACTTATGTAAAAGGCGTTGGGGATATCAGATGGGGCATTGACATCAAGGGCGGCGTTGAGGCTACTTTTTCCCCCGAGTCAAGCGGGAAAAAGGTAACGAAAGAGCAGCTGGACTCTGCAAAATCTGTCATCGAGACCCGTATGGTGCAGAATAATATTACAGACTATGAGCTGTACGCAGATTACAGTCAAGGTAAAATCATCACCCGCTTTCCGTGGCAGAGCGAAGAGACAAGCTTTGACCCGGAGTCGGCCCTAAAAGAACTGTCTGCCACCTCTGTCCTGACTTTCCGCGAGGGAAGCGAGTACACCAATACATCGACCGGCAGCGACGGTGAGACCATTTACACAACGCCAAAGGGAACGACTGCGAAAACGACCTTCCTTTCCGGCAGCGATGTAAAGTCTGCCAAGGCCGGTGTTTCACAGGACTCTACCTCTGGCCAAAGCACCTATGTGGTCGAGCTGGAGCTGACCAGCAGCGGCGCACAAAAATTTGCTGCCGCTACGAAAAAAGTTGCCAACGAAAGCAGCACCTTGTCAATCTGGATGGATGACACGATGATTTCTTCAGCTTCGGTTGACAAGACCAAGTTCGGCCAGACCGGCATTACTGGCGGCAAAGCCGAAATCAGCGGCAACTTTACCTCTGATTCTGCTACAAAATTAGCAAACCAAATCAATGCCGGCGCGCTGCCGTTTAAGTTAACGGTCAGCAGCTTTAGCAGCGTCAGCCCGACTTTGGGCACCTCTTCGCTGTATGCTATGGCGCTTGCGGGCATTGTCGGCTTCATTCTGGTTGCTATCTTTATGATTCTGGTGTTCCGCCTGCCCGGCTTTGTGGCGGTTATCTCTTTGTGCGGGCAGATGGCGCTGTGCTTTGCGGCAGTTTCCGGTTTCTTCCCATTTATGAAGAGCTTTACCATGACCTTGCCCGGTATTGCGGGTATGATTCTATCTATCGGCATGGGCGTGGATGCCAACATCATTACTGCGACGCGAATCAAAGAGGAGCTTTATGCCGGCAAGTCGCTGGACGCGGCCATTACCGCCGGCGACAAAAACAGCTTCTGGGCTATCTTTGACGGCAACATTACCACAATCTTGGTTGCTGTCATCCTGATGCTGGTCTTTGGCCCGACAAATATCCTCTCTGCACTGTTTGGCGCCAGCACAACCGGCTCCATTTATTCCTTCGGCTACACGCTGTTGATCGGCAACATCGGCAACTTCATCTTCGGTATTTATACCAGCCGTGCAATGACCCGGTCGCTTTCTGCTTTCAAACCTCTGCGCAAAAAGTGGCTTTACGGAGGTGCAATCCATGAAGCAGTTTAA
- the secF gene encoding protein translocase subunit SecF codes for MKQFKIRFSKNRKIYYAISIGIILVGVICNIVFGAKLDIEFRGGTQLKYSYTDASGAVTQTEVEKTVKNTVKRDASVLLNKNVKNSSGTATTNNVTIELSGTDAISVETQQQIAKDLQTKFTNSKFSLIESSSINPSMGQKFFVKCLVAVAITIVLLVLYIALRFRKIGGMSAGVMAIVALLHDVCMVYFTFIFFQMPINGNFIAVILLILGYSLNDTIIVYDRIRENRTEMPAKTPIGELVDLSINQTLSRSIFTALCTVMVIACLCVVAAYYQLTSVTTLALPMMIGVVSGCYSSVCIAGPLYVGWNEHKQKKQKKGHAKPQAASAEE; via the coding sequence ATGAAGCAGTTTAAGATTCGGTTTAGTAAAAACCGCAAAATTTACTATGCTATTTCCATTGGCATTATCCTTGTGGGTGTCATCTGCAACATTGTCTTTGGCGCTAAGCTGGATATTGAATTCCGCGGCGGCACACAGCTGAAGTATTCTTATACGGATGCTTCCGGCGCAGTGACGCAGACCGAAGTGGAAAAGACAGTAAAGAATACCGTAAAGCGCGATGCTTCGGTTCTGCTGAATAAAAACGTCAAGAATTCTTCCGGCACTGCCACGACCAATAACGTGACGATTGAGCTTTCCGGTACAGACGCTATTTCCGTGGAAACGCAGCAGCAAATTGCAAAAGACCTGCAGACTAAGTTTACAAACAGTAAGTTTTCACTGATTGAGTCCAGTTCGATCAATCCCTCCATGGGGCAGAAATTCTTTGTAAAATGTCTGGTCGCTGTTGCAATCACCATTGTGCTGCTGGTCCTGTATATCGCCCTGCGCTTCCGCAAAATCGGCGGTATGTCAGCTGGTGTCATGGCGATTGTTGCTCTGCTGCACGATGTCTGTATGGTGTATTTTACATTCATCTTTTTCCAAATGCCCATCAACGGCAACTTTATCGCGGTTATTCTGCTGATTCTCGGTTACTCACTCAACGATACAATTATCGTCTATGACCGTATCCGCGAAAATCGCACCGAGATGCCCGCAAAGACGCCGATTGGCGAGCTGGTCGATTTGAGTATCAACCAGACGCTGAGCCGCTCCATTTTTACCGCATTGTGCACGGTCATGGTTATTGCGTGCTTGTGTGTGGTCGCCGCCTATTATCAGTTGACCAGTGTTACCACGCTGGCTTTGCCGATGATGATTGGTGTTGTTTCCGGCTGCTATTCCTCTGTGTGCATCGCCGGCCCGTTGTATGTCGGCTGGAATGAACACAAGCAGAAAAAGCAGAAGAAAGGCCATGCAAAGCCGCAGGCCGCTTCCGCTGAAGAATAA
- a CDS encoding galactose mutarotase, giving the protein MSITENSFGTLQNGTAVSAYTLKNAAGASLTLLSYGARIASLRMPDRDGNFAEMVLGHSTLDEYAAPGDYLGTAVGRYANRIAGGTFDIGGKTYTLDKNEGLNTLHGGSDGFSSRNWRCKHRDNSTDAPSITFTCTSPDGDQGFPGTCSVSVTYCLTTDNAVIIDYRAECSKTTYLNLTNHSFFTLGAESSEELLASVLQLNADSFLAADDSLLPTGKVLPVDGTAEDFRSFKPIGQDIAKDEPLLHHCGGYDHCFVLNGTGMRRAAEVCNKTRGIRMLVFTDQPGMQLYTANSFGEGSKGRDGSPLLPHTAVCLETQHFPDSPHHPQFPSALLPVGKTFRSRTVYKFEAENC; this is encoded by the coding sequence ATGAGCATTACAGAAAATTCTTTCGGTACTTTGCAAAACGGCACCGCCGTTTCCGCTTATACACTGAAAAACGCCGCTGGTGCCTCGCTGACGCTGCTTTCCTACGGCGCACGCATTGCCTCTCTGCGCATGCCAGACCGCGACGGGAACTTTGCAGAAATGGTGCTGGGACACAGCACACTGGACGAATACGCAGCACCAGGCGACTACCTGGGCACCGCAGTGGGCCGCTATGCCAACCGCATTGCCGGCGGTACTTTTGATATTGGCGGCAAAACATACACCCTTGATAAAAACGAGGGGCTTAACACGCTGCATGGCGGCAGCGATGGCTTTTCTTCCCGCAACTGGCGCTGTAAGCACCGCGACAACAGCACGGACGCGCCCTCCATTACCTTTACCTGCACCAGCCCGGACGGCGACCAGGGCTTTCCCGGCACCTGCAGTGTTTCTGTCACTTACTGCCTGACCACGGACAACGCGGTCATCATCGACTACCGTGCCGAGTGCAGCAAAACGACTTACCTGAATTTGACTAACCACTCTTTCTTTACTTTAGGTGCAGAGAGCAGTGAAGAGCTCTTGGCGTCTGTCCTGCAGTTAAATGCAGATTCTTTCCTAGCAGCGGACGACAGCCTGCTTCCGACCGGAAAAGTGCTGCCGGTCGACGGCACTGCAGAAGATTTCCGCAGCTTTAAGCCGATTGGACAGGACATTGCCAAAGACGAGCCGTTGCTGCATCACTGTGGTGGCTACGACCACTGCTTTGTTTTAAATGGCACCGGCATGCGCAGAGCCGCCGAAGTCTGCAACAAAACTCGCGGCATTCGTATGCTGGTCTTTACCGATCAGCCTGGCATGCAGTTGTATACAGCAAACAGCTTTGGCGAAGGCAGTAAAGGTCGCGATGGCTCTCCCCTTCTGCCACACACTGCTGTCTGCCTGGAAACGCAGCATTTTCCGGACAGTCCCCACCATCCACAGTTTCCATCAGCGCTGCTTCCGGTCGGTAAAACGTTCCGCAGCCGCACAGTTTATAAATTCGAAGCAGAAAACTGCTGA
- a CDS encoding ROK family protein: MYYLGIDLGGTNIAVGVIDENYNLISSAKNHTRVPCPENELTEQLARTALQALQAANLTLIDVPWIGVGSPGSIDSEKGVVGFSGNLNLHNYPLAEQLSERLQGKKVLVENDANAAAFGEYKAGALEGTANALAITLGTGIGGGIIIDGKIYSGCNGAAGELGHQVIAVDGRPCTCGRRGCWEAYASATGLIRTTEEVMLTSKDKTSPIWQIVGGDLTKINGRTAFDAMRAGDPLGQKAVDMFIRDLGTGIVNCINIFQPDRICIGGGICNEKDTLLKPLREFIKDETFLVPNAKQTEVCIAKLGNDAGIIGAALLGTA; this comes from the coding sequence ATGTACTATCTTGGTATTGACCTTGGCGGCACAAACATCGCCGTTGGCGTCATTGATGAGAACTACAATCTGATTTCAAGCGCAAAAAATCACACCCGGGTCCCCTGCCCGGAAAACGAACTGACCGAGCAGCTGGCAAGGACCGCGCTGCAGGCCCTGCAGGCCGCCAACCTGACCCTGATCGACGTACCGTGGATTGGTGTTGGCTCCCCCGGCAGCATCGACAGCGAAAAGGGTGTTGTTGGCTTTTCCGGCAACCTAAACCTGCACAACTACCCTCTGGCAGAGCAGCTCAGTGAGCGCCTGCAGGGCAAAAAAGTGCTGGTGGAAAATGATGCGAATGCTGCCGCTTTCGGCGAGTATAAGGCCGGCGCATTGGAGGGCACCGCAAATGCACTGGCTATTACACTGGGCACCGGCATCGGCGGCGGCATTATCATTGATGGCAAAATTTACTCCGGCTGCAACGGCGCCGCCGGCGAGCTGGGGCACCAGGTCATTGCGGTAGACGGCCGTCCCTGCACCTGCGGCCGCCGCGGTTGCTGGGAAGCCTATGCCTCTGCAACCGGACTTATCCGCACAACAGAGGAAGTCATGCTGACCTCAAAAGACAAAACCTCGCCGATCTGGCAGATTGTTGGCGGCGACCTGACGAAAATCAATGGCCGCACCGCCTTTGACGCTATGCGCGCCGGCGACCCGCTCGGCCAAAAAGCCGTGGATATGTTTATCCGCGACCTCGGCACGGGCATTGTCAACTGCATCAACATCTTCCAACCAGACCGCATCTGCATCGGCGGCGGCATCTGCAACGAAAAAGATACCCTGCTCAAGCCGCTGCGCGAATTCATAAAGGACGAAACTTTCTTAGTGCCTAACGCCAAACAAACTGAGGTGTGCATTGCAAAGCTTGGCAATGACGCCGGCATTATCGGTGCGGCTCTGCTGGGAACCGCCTGA
- a CDS encoding sugar transferase — MQYEDLPDYMKNPDTKNYFEKLQHRRGTLAAKRLFDIVVSFLILVVLSPLLLITAAAVKIDSRGPVFYRQERIGRFGRPFRIFKFRTMVQDADKKGLAITVGEDPRITRVGHVIRKCRLDEFAQVLNVLGGSMSLVGPRPEVPKYVKAYRDAYMPTLLVRPGVTAPSSIHFRNEDEILAASKLDPETAYVEEILPTKMQLNLQYIDSISVGSDIKVMFDTVRAVF; from the coding sequence GTGCAGTATGAAGACCTGCCAGACTACATGAAAAATCCAGATACCAAAAATTATTTTGAAAAATTGCAGCACCGCCGCGGCACGCTGGCTGCCAAGCGGCTGTTTGACATTGTTGTATCCTTCCTTATCCTGGTGGTGCTGTCGCCTCTGCTGCTGATTACCGCAGCTGCAGTAAAAATCGACTCACGCGGGCCGGTGTTTTACCGGCAGGAACGCATCGGCCGCTTTGGCAGGCCATTTCGTATTTTTAAGTTCCGTACCATGGTGCAGGATGCCGATAAAAAAGGCCTTGCCATCACGGTGGGCGAGGACCCGCGCATCACGCGGGTGGGGCATGTGATTCGCAAATGCCGTTTGGATGAGTTTGCACAGGTGCTCAATGTTTTGGGCGGTAGCATGAGCTTGGTTGGCCCCCGGCCAGAAGTGCCTAAATATGTAAAAGCATACCGAGATGCTTATATGCCGACTTTGCTGGTGCGCCCGGGCGTCACCGCGCCCAGCAGCATTCATTTCCGCAATGAAGACGAAATTTTAGCCGCTTCCAAATTAGACCCAGAAACAGCCTATGTCGAGGAAATCCTGCCTACTAAAATGCAGCTCAATCTGCAGTATATCGATTCTATTTCGGTAGGCAGCGACATCAAAGTGATGTTCGACACCGTGCGCGCGGTATTCTAG
- a CDS encoding polysaccharide deacetylase family protein, whose amino-acid sequence MYLLFKKKNLLLVLLAAAAAAALLTAAHSRLASVAVSAKAPSPNWGLSFQEKGKQPIGNASPQYLKQYNAYFLGNAQEKKLYLTFDAGYEAGYTPKILDALKKHHVKATFFVVGNYLQTSPDLVRRMTAEGHTVGNHTWHHYDMSKISDPAVFEKELRSVEEKYKEITGKPMQRVYRPPQGRYSEKNLQQAQKLGYKTFFWSLAYVDWYKDKQPSKEEAFGKIIPRTHPGAVVLLHSTSKTNADILDELMTKWEQMGYTFGLASQIH is encoded by the coding sequence TTGTATCTGCTCTTTAAAAAGAAGAACCTTTTGCTGGTGCTGCTTGCGGCTGCGGCCGCAGCCGCACTACTGACAGCGGCACACAGCCGGCTTGCCAGCGTGGCAGTTTCCGCGAAAGCCCCCAGCCCAAACTGGGGGCTTTCTTTTCAGGAGAAAGGAAAACAGCCGATCGGCAATGCTTCACCGCAGTATCTCAAGCAGTATAATGCCTATTTTTTAGGGAATGCGCAGGAGAAAAAACTGTATTTGACTTTTGATGCGGGCTACGAGGCCGGCTATACGCCGAAAATTTTAGATGCGCTGAAAAAACACCATGTCAAGGCAACCTTTTTCGTGGTAGGTAATTATCTGCAGACCAGCCCGGACCTGGTGCGCCGTATGACAGCGGAGGGGCACACCGTGGGCAACCATACCTGGCACCATTATGATATGTCAAAAATTTCTGACCCAGCGGTTTTTGAAAAGGAATTGCGTTCCGTGGAGGAAAAGTATAAAGAAATTACCGGAAAGCCGATGCAGCGGGTCTATCGACCACCACAGGGGCGCTACAGTGAAAAGAATTTGCAGCAGGCGCAGAAATTGGGCTACAAAACTTTTTTCTGGAGTCTCGCCTATGTTGATTGGTACAAAGACAAACAGCCCAGCAAAGAAGAGGCTTTTGGGAAAATTATACCCCGCACACATCCCGGTGCAGTGGTACTGCTGCACAGTACGTCAAAGACCAACGCGGATATTTTAGATGAGCTGATGACTAAATGGGAGCAGATGGGCTATACGTTTGGTCTGGCGTCGCAAATTCATTGA